TGGCCCAAGCTCCCGGCTTGGACCGTCGTCATCGGGGAATATACGGGCGACGTCGAAGCGGACCGGCTGCTGCTCATCGGGACTTGCACCAAGATCAACGGCCAGGTCCGGGCCCGGAAGGTGCGGCGGGTGCGGGGCTGTCCGCCCAAGCACAAGGTCCTGGTCCTGTCGCTCCTGCTGAAAGCCCGGATCTGGAACCCCTTAATCCGGCCCGAGCTGGTTTTCGACGGCTACATCTATCAAGCCTTCGCCATCGTGCGCCGCTTCCTGCGCGGCCGGATGGGATGAGAACGATCCGGACTAGGGCTTGCGGCCCGGAAGCCCTTTTTCCATCTCCCGGTTGAGAAGGAACTGCTCCAAGTACGACTCGATCTGATCGGCCGTCCGTTCGTAGGCGTCGATACCCAGCCCGCAGGGGTCGACGACATCCCAGCCGTATAAGCGCTCTTGCGGTATCTGCGGCATCCCCGAAAGCCGCAGGAAGACCGAGTTATCCATGGCGATGATGTAGTCGAAATCCTGCGGGCGGCTGTCGAGGACGAAGCGGGGGACATGCGTGGACAGATCCAGCCCGGTCAGGCGGCGAATCACCAGCAAGGCCTCGGGGAACATCCGGCCGGGGGAGGGCGAGACTCCGGCGCTCGAGGCCTCGATCGCGGGGGCGTGCCAGCGGCGGGCGATGGCCATGGCCATCGGGCTGCGGCAGAGATTGGCCAGGCAGACAAACAGGATCTTGACGGGCTTGGCGGCCGGATCGTTGGCGTTCATGAACTCCCGGATGTTATATCCGGGCGGAGGCCTTTCGTCAAGAAGGCTCGGATAATGGGGGGCCAAAGACGCTCGCTCCCCCAGCGAGGGAGCTCGCTCCGGCCGACTCGGTCGCTCCCATCCCTTCGGGGCTGGACCATGCCCGCTCCCTCGTCGATGGCTTTGGCCCCCCATCACCCTCGCCTAGATTAAGCTCTGGCGAATATATGCGGAGCAAAACGAGAAAGCTATGTTGACCCGAAACCGAACTCGGTCGATAATGAAGGCATGAAAACAGCGCTTCTTCTCACCACGATTCTCCTGGCCGGAGCCGCCGCGGCTCCGCGCCTCTCCGAGGACAAGCCCCTGGCCACGGTGCCTTCCGTCGACTTGCAAAAGTATATGGGCGTCTGGTTCGAAATCGCATCCTTCCCCCAGAAATTCCAAAAGGGATGCCACTGCACCACGGCCGAGTATTCGATGACCGACAAGGGATACGTCAGGGTCGTCAACACTTGCCGGAAGGATTCCGCCGCGGGCAAGGTCAAGACGGCCTCGGGCAAAGCCTTCGTCGTCGCGGGAAGCCATAACGCCAAGCTGAAGGTCCAGTTCTTCTGGCCGTTCCGGGGGGACTACTGGATCATCGACCTGGCGGCCGATTACAGCTATGCCGTGGTCGGGGATCCCAGTCGGAAATATCTTTGGATCCTGGCCCGGACGCCGAAGATGGAGGAGCCTCTTTACCGGGAGATCGTGGGCCGGATCGCGGCGAAGGGCTTCGACGTCGCCAAGCTCGTCCTTCAGGACCAGGCCTGCGCCGGGAAATAAGGTCCATCTCCCGATTCCGGGAAGCGTGGCCCGGGGTGTCGGCCCGCCTCACTTCTCCCAGCGGAAGGGGGCCGTCAGCCGTTCTTCGATCCAGGCTTTGTTGATCAGGATCCCGAACTGGTCGTGGCGCATGGTCTGGCCCGTGTCGTAGCGGAGGGCCTCCCGATAATGCCCCAGGGCCTCGTCGCGCTCGCCCAGCAGATCCTTGAGCATACCCATCCAGGCGCGGGCAGCGAAGCGTTCCAACGTTTCGGGTGTCGTTTCGGCCAGGGTCGAGAAGGATTGGAAAGCCTCCGGCCAATACCCGCCGTCGAAGAGGACGAGGCCTAGCCGGAACCAGACGTTGCGGTCGGGAATCTTTTGGGCCCGGGCGATCTCATAGAGGCGGAGGGCTTTTTCGCCGGCGCCGGTGGATGGAAGCTCGAACAGAACGGCGGATTGAAGCTCCTCTGCATCCATTGGAATCGGATCCTGCCGCAAGGCGAAAGCCCGATCCGGATCGAGGGCGACCGTCTTCAGCGGGGACCGGCTTTCGAAGCGCAGGACGGTCAGATCGGACAGCCGGTCCGTCGTCGCCGTCCGGGCCGTGCCGTCCTCGAACTCGGCCCGAACGGGCACCGGCATCTGCATCGTCCCCTGTGAAAGAATCCGGATCTCGCTGACGAACCCGGCACCCTCGGGACGGCAGGTTTGGGCCGTGATCTTGTAGCTCGGGTAGGTATTGGAGCGAACCCAGGCCAGGAAGAACCAGCCCAGGTCGAGCCCGCTCTCCTCTTCGGCCAGGCGGCGGAAGTCGCGCCAACCCAGGCGGCGGCCGCCGTATTCCCGCAGGGCCCGGGCGTAGACGCGATGGAACGTCTCGCGGCCCAGGACGCCGTCCAGGGCGCTGACGACGCTGAATCCCTTGCCCTCGACGACAGTTTTGTTGCGGTCCCAATCGATCAGGGTCTCCTGGGCGGGGGGGATGTCCAAGGTCGTGTCGAGGCGCTTCTCCATCCCTATCAGGAACTGGGCGAAGAAGCCCGGATGGCGATCGGGCGAAAGGCCTTTGGCCCGGGTGTATTCCCGGTCGGCGAAGATACCCAGGCCGATCCACAGCCAGGCCGGATCGTCGGCGTCCAGAACGTACTCTCCCCAGTATTGGTGCCCGACCTCGTGCGAGGTGATCCATTGCCAGAAGTCCGCGTTGCGGGAGGCCATCTTCTCCTGGCCGTGGATGACCACGATCCCCGTGGCGAATGGATAGCCGCCCCAGGGGTCCGAACCGCCCGGGATGACGGTCAGCGATGGGAAGGGATAGAAGCCGAGCCATTTTTTGTAGAAACGGACGGTGTCGGCGGCCGTGGCCAGGCAGAGGCGGGCGCAATCCGCCCCGGCCTCCGTAAACAGCGCCCGGATCAGGACGCCGTCGGCCGCGATCTCCTCGGCCTTCATGCCGCGCCCGAGATAGAGCCCGAACGTCGCGGCTGCATCCGTCTTGTACGTCCCGGTCCCTTGGTCGAGCCGACCGCTGGCCGCCAGGGCGTAACCGGGCGGCGCGGCGACCTTGACCTCGAACGCGTCATGCCCCGCCATTCCGTTCCACCAGAGCCGCGGATGCCAGCCGGTCAGCTTGTACTCCCGGCCGTCCCCGCGCAACAGGTCGGACGCCGAGAAATCGATCTGCAAGATCAGCTCGGCCTTGGGCGCGAGAGGCGCCGGCAGGTCGAAAAGCAGGGGAGCCGCCAGCCGCTCCCGTCCGACCGGGTTAAGCGGCTCCAAGCGGCGTCCTCCGACCCGGACCTCGACCGATCGCGTTTTGGAAACGGTCCAATCTAAGGCGATCCGGGTCATAGGGAGCAAGCCCGGGTTGACGAGACGGACGGTTTCGCTCCCGGAAACGGTCCCGTTTTCGGGGCTGATCGCCGCTTCGATCTTGTACCGGGACTTGGGGGGATCCGCGGGAACGCGGAGGGCTTCCCCGGCGGCGCCTCCAACGAGGCAAGCGAAGAATAGGGCGGCCAAGCCCGCGTCGCGAAGAGTCATGGCGTCTCTCCTCTGCGAATCCATTATAAAGGAAAAGGGGAGGCATCGTCCCGTCCCGATGACAACCGTCCTGCCACGAGGGCGGCCGGGCGCCCCGGCATCCGCCGTCAACAGGCGGCCCGAATCGGCACGATTCTTGCGTGTTTCAGTACGTTCGCGGCGCTCGGACCCCGATTTTCAAATCGGGGGATTATGCGCCGCTCAGTATGAACCCTGCTAATACCCCGGGCTCGGGGTATCGAGCGGGTTCATTTGTCCGAGCTGACGACAAATGCTATCATGGACTCGTCAGAGGGAACGCACTCGCGAGGAGCAGGGACTATGAAATCAGCCCGTTGGATTCTTTTATTTACGGCCGCGGCGGTCTTGAGCGGTTGCGCCATGAACATGCTGCCGTCCAAGGACCCCTGGTACGCCCAGCACTATTTCTTGATGCAGAAGTTCGAGCAGGATGCCTATCGGGCCATGAGCGAAAACGGTCGCCTGGAGTTCCAGAAGATCTTCTGGGCCGAGCGTGCCCCGGCCGCCCGCGCCGAGTTCGATCGGCGGCTGGCCTATATCGACCAGACTTTCCGGCGGGAAAACTCGGCTCAGCCCTGGAACACCGACCGGGCCCGCATCTATCTTCTCAACGGCA
This Candidatus Aminicenantes bacterium DNA region includes the following protein-coding sequences:
- a CDS encoding low molecular weight phosphatase family protein — its product is MNANDPAAKPVKILFVCLANLCRSPMAMAIARRWHAPAIEASSAGVSPSPGRMFPEALLVIRRLTGLDLSTHVPRFVLDSRPQDFDYIIAMDNSVFLRLSGMPQIPQERLYGWDVVDPCGLGIDAYERTADQIESYLEQFLLNREMEKGLPGRKP
- a CDS encoding lipocalin family protein gives rise to the protein MKTALLLTTILLAGAAAAPRLSEDKPLATVPSVDLQKYMGVWFEIASFPQKFQKGCHCTTAEYSMTDKGYVRVVNTCRKDSAAGKVKTASGKAFVVAGSHNAKLKVQFFWPFRGDYWIIDLAADYSYAVVGDPSRKYLWILARTPKMEEPLYREIVGRIAAKGFDVAKLVLQDQACAGK